A DNA window from Anastrepha obliqua isolate idAnaObli1 chromosome 5, idAnaObli1_1.0, whole genome shotgun sequence contains the following coding sequences:
- the LOC129247928 gene encoding probable DNA replication complex GINS protein PSF2 isoform X1, whose translation MEPSVIEFIGEKSTIGIVPNFSFDPLHLISGSVGPFRAGLPVHVPLWLGIHLRKQQKCRIVPPEWMDMELLEEIKEAEKKSKFFTKMPSEHYMVEAQLIMSTAPDDVPRCEELRTIIKDIFDIRESKLRTSIDAFIKGEGTYAKLDNLTLLEIHTVRPILPHSLDHIARYQRTAMATQRDTSSLGLSNSMNTIILSRRDFYLGLILA comes from the exons atgGAGCCCAgtgttattgaatttattggcGAGAAGTCAACCATAGGTATTGTGCCCAACTTTTCATTTGATCCTTTGCATTTGATATCGGGTAGCGTGGGACCATTCCGTGCTGGTCTCCCGGTGCACGTGCCACTCTGGCTCGGCATACATCTacgcaaacaacaaaaatgccgTATTGTGCCACCTGAATGGATGGATATGGAGCTGTTGGAGGAAATCAAGGAAGCGGAAAAGAAATCAAA gtTCTTCACAAAGATGCCGAGTGAACATTATATGGTGGAGGCACAGCTGATTATGAGTACAGCACCCGACGATGTGCCACGATGTGAAGAGCTGCGAACGATTATCAAAGATATATTTGATATACGTGAATCTAAATTACGCACTTCCATTGACGCATTCATCAAAGGCGAAGGCACATATGCCAAGTTGGATAACTTAACACTGTTGGAAATACATACCGTACGTCCAATTCTGCCGCATTCATTGGATCATATTGCGCGTTACCAACGAACAGCAATGGCAACTCAACGCGATACGTCCTCACTAGGATTGAGTAATTCGATGAACACAA TAATACTGTCGCGAAGGGACTTTTATTTGGGTTTAATTTTGGCTTAG
- the LOC129247928 gene encoding probable DNA replication complex GINS protein PSF2 isoform X2 — translation MEPSVIEFIGEKSTIGIVPNFSFDPLHLISGSVGPFRAGLPVHVPLWLGIHLRKQQKCRIVPPEWMDMELLEEIKEAEKKSKFFTKMPSEHYMVEAQLIMSTAPDDVPRCEELRTIIKDIFDIRESKLRTSIDAFIKGEGTYAKLDNLTLLEIHTVRPILPHSLDHIARYQRTAMATQRDTSSLGLSNSMNTSNFMQ, via the exons atgGAGCCCAgtgttattgaatttattggcGAGAAGTCAACCATAGGTATTGTGCCCAACTTTTCATTTGATCCTTTGCATTTGATATCGGGTAGCGTGGGACCATTCCGTGCTGGTCTCCCGGTGCACGTGCCACTCTGGCTCGGCATACATCTacgcaaacaacaaaaatgccgTATTGTGCCACCTGAATGGATGGATATGGAGCTGTTGGAGGAAATCAAGGAAGCGGAAAAGAAATCAAA gtTCTTCACAAAGATGCCGAGTGAACATTATATGGTGGAGGCACAGCTGATTATGAGTACAGCACCCGACGATGTGCCACGATGTGAAGAGCTGCGAACGATTATCAAAGATATATTTGATATACGTGAATCTAAATTACGCACTTCCATTGACGCATTCATCAAAGGCGAAGGCACATATGCCAAGTTGGATAACTTAACACTGTTGGAAATACATACCGTACGTCCAATTCTGCCGCATTCATTGGATCATATTGCGCGTTACCAACGAACAGCAATGGCAACTCAACGCGATACGTCCTCACTAGGATTGAGTAATTCGATGAACACAAGTAATTTtatgcaataa